In one Amaranthus tricolor cultivar Red isolate AtriRed21 chromosome 8, ASM2621246v1, whole genome shotgun sequence genomic region, the following are encoded:
- the LOC130821670 gene encoding proline--tRNA ligase, cytoplasmic-like produces the protein METLSITSSKKENLCSGLTQKEDMIGLTHKKDANFEVVVNAEMIEHYDIFGCYILQPWTMAIWEAMQFDVQARTKGEMGAAKTLCSLFDQPQMEEGTLFSETHPMFLWYTMFYFWKASENMDLLGQKLLSYLTLTRWKLEPRGSLPDRACGNLFETERVLFKNFMEALWILVQEIS, from the exons ATGGAAACGCTCTCAATTACCa GTAGCAAGAAGGAAAATTTATGTTCTGGGTTAACTCAAAAGGAGGACATGATAGGGTTAACTCATAAAAAAGATGCCAATTTTGAG GTTGTCGTCAATGCTGAAATGATTGAGCATTATGACATTTTTGGGTGTTACATTCTACAACCGTGGACAATGGCCATTTGGGAAGCTATGCAA TTTGATGTCCAGGCACGAACAAAAGGTGAGATGGGTGCTGCTAAGACTTTATGTTCCCTTTTTGACCAGCCTCAGATGGAAGAAGGTACACTCTTTTCAGAAACACACCCAATGTTCCTTTG GTACACTATGTTTTATTTCTGGAAAGCCAGCGAAAATATGGACCTATTGGGGCAGAAGTTATTGAGTTACTTAACCTTGACTAGATGGAAGTTGGAACCTAGAGGTTCTCTGCCGGATCGAGCCTG TGGTAATCTTTTTGAGACAGAGAGAgtattatttaagaattttatgGAGGCTCTCTGGATTTTAGTACAAGAGATAAGCTAA
- the LOC130820490 gene encoding anthocyanidin 3-O-glucosyltransferase 5-like: protein MVIPTKPHAALLASPGMGHLIPMIELANRFIIHHDFHVTIFMVSMEPNLDPLHKSNILNQPINTPTLYDLVVLPYVDSSAKIDPSNKILTRLAIMMRGYIPSLRSELRSMEHNPTLLVVDLFGTEFLNLADEFNMVKYVCIPSNAWFLAETIWVPFLDKQIKHVGPLYIPGCKRVEYDDILDPVFDPKNSDYDDYVRIGVEIGKADGVLVNTWEDLEPKTLYSLRNNKELRKMFDKSVYPVGPLVRPVRPECLGGELLEWLNEQPKESVLYVSFGSGGTLSSQQTIELAWGLEMSNQRFIWVLRPPIEHDRAGALFHAMDGQDQIISLYLPHGFLTRTHNLGKVIPMWAPQTEILAHCSIGGFLSHCGWNSTLESLVNGVPIIAWPLYAEQNMNATLMVDEIRVAIRSKELPTKGVVSREEIKSMITKIMVDVGGFEIRSRVKEVQQYAKRALNMEGLTCKAFSQLTKKCEMKLTSQRGTQNSIVNE, encoded by the coding sequence ATGGTGATACCAACAAAGCCCCATGCTGCATTGTTAGCAAGTCCGGGTATGGGCCATCTCATACCCATGATCGAGCTCGCTAACCGTTTTATAATCCATCATGATTTTCACGTTACCATTTTCATGGTATCCATGGAGCCTAACCTTGACCCATTACACAAATCCAACATTCTTAACCAACCTATCAATACCCCAACTCTTTATGATCTTGTTGTTCTCCCCTATGTTGACTCCTCGGCCAAAATAGACCCATCAAACAAGATCCTGACCCGTTTAGCCATCATGATGAGAGGCTATATTCCTAGTCTTAGGTCCGAGCTTCGATCCATGGAGCATAACCCGACCCTTCTTGTTGTGGACCTATTTGGAACCGAGTTTCTTAACCTTGCTGATGAGTTTAATATGGTTAAGTATGTTTGTATTCCTTCAAATGCATGGTTCTTAGCTGAGACCATTTGGGTACCCTTCCTTGATAAACAAATTAAGCATGTAGGGCCCTTGTACATACCCGGTTGTAAACGGGTCGAGTACGATGATATACTAGACCCGGTTTTTGACCCGAAAAATAGTGATTATGATGATTATGTTCGTATAGGAGTTGAGATAGGAAAGGCTGATGGGGTATTGGTCAATACTTGGGAAGATTTGGAGCCTAAAACACTTTATTCCTTGAGAAATaataaagaattaagaaaaatgtttGATAAGTCGGTTTATCCAGTTGGACCATTGGTTAGACCGGTTCGACCGGAGTGTTTAGGGGGTGAGTTGTTAGAGTGGCTAAATGAACAGCCTAAGGAATCAGTTCTATATGTGTCTTTTGGAAGTGGGGGGACTTTGTCTAGTCAACAAACTATAGAGTTGGCTTGGGGTTTGGAAATGAGTAACCAAAGATTTATTTGGGTGTTACGTCCTCCAATCGAGCATGATAGGGCTGGGGCCCTCTTCCATGCAATGGACGGTCAAGATCAAATCATATCTCTATATTTGCCCCATGGGTTCTTGACCCGAACCCATAACTTAGGTAAAGTGATCCCTATGTGGGCTCCACAAACAGAGATATTAGCCCACTGTTCTATTGGTGGGTTTTTATCGCATTGTGGATGGAATTCTACTTTAGAAAGTCTGGTAAATGGTGTACCTATAATTGCATGGCCATTATATGCAGAACAAAATATGAATGCGACATTGATGGTGGATGAGATTAGGGTTGCGATTCGATCGAAAGAGTTACCAACTAAAGGGGTAGTGAGTAGAGAAGAAATCAAGAGCATGATAACAAAGATCATGGTAGATGTGGGAGGATTTGAGATAAGGAGTAGAGTCAAAGAAGTGCAGCAGTACGCTAAAAGAGCTTTGAATATGGAAGGGCTAACTTGTAAGGCATTTTCTCAATTGACTAAGAAATGTGAGATGAAATTAACAAGTCAGAGAGGAACGCAAAATAGCATTgttaatgaataa
- the LOC130820491 gene encoding probable NAD(P)H dehydrogenase (quinone) FQR1-like 2, which produces MGKGGGCVPSKKKFPGGVIGDDPTQPQPPIETSKTSIDSSSTEQPNGPNPTSQRDVDLEHSSTPHSLKVFIVFYSMYGHVEGLAKRMKKGVDSVDGVEGVLYRVPETLSPEILVHMKASPKDDSIPEISSASELSGADGFLFGFPTRYGCMAAQMKAFFDTTGQLWKEQSLAGKPAGFFVSTGTQGGGQETTAWTAITQLVHHGMLFVPVGYTFGAGMFKMDSIRGGSPYGAGVFAGDGTREPSDIELALAEHQGKYMAGVVKRLAQP; this is translated from the exons ATGGGAAAAGGCGGTGGTTGTGTACCCAGCAAGAAAAAATTTCCCGGTGGGGTAATCGGCGATGATCCAACACAACCTCAACCACCAATAGAGACCAGCAAAACCTCCATAGATTCATCTTCAACAGAACAACCAAACGGTCCAAACCCTACATCGCAGCGCGATGTCGATTTGGAACATTCATCAACACCCCACAGTTTGAAGGTATTCATAGTCTTTTACTCGATGTATGGACACGTTGAGGGGTTAGCGAAGAGGATGAAGAAAGGGGTTGACTCCGTTGATGGCGTTGAAGGGGTTTTATATAGAGTGCCTGAAACTTTATCGCCGGAAATTTTGGTTCATATGAAGGCGTCGCCGAAGGATGATTCGATCCCGGAGATATCGTCGGCGTCGGAACTTTCAGGTGCTGATGGGTTTTTGTTTGGGTTTCCGACTAGGTATGGTTGTATGGCAGCGCAGATGAAGGCTTTTTTTGATACAACGGGGCAGTTGTGGAAAGAGCAGTCACTTGCTGGGAAACCTGCCGGATTTTTTGTTAGTACTGGTACCCAAGGTGGTGGCCAGGAGACTACTGC CTGGACAGCAATCACTCAATTAGTTCACCACGGAATGCTCTTCGTTCCTGTTGGGTACACCTTTGGTGCGGGAATGTTCAAGATGGACTCAATTCGAGGAGGTTCTCCTTACGGTGCTGGAGTTTTTGCTGGCGATGGTACTCGAGAACCTAGTGACATAGAACTAGCTCTGGCAGAGCACCAGGGTAAGTATATGGCTGGAGTTGTGAAGAGGCTTGCTCAGCCTTGA